In the genome of Pelobacter seleniigenes DSM 18267, one region contains:
- a CDS encoding MurR/RpiR family transcriptional regulator codes for MMDHPKNRFAEKISRNSDSFTPSDRMIADYLLRVYPLGLLQNAAEIAEELKITASTVTRFFPKIGYDNIKEARADFREDIRFLINSPMDRVHAHSSQADNNNVFSKTLEQDLANIQDTMCSVGTETVERFFELFDDPRRVVYVLGTRKEVSLAHYFSYQIASFRHDTRRIEPSNLVDQLANLQPDDVLVVFDFRRYSRNHLKACQYARDVGARVVVFADSPIVPTGTWADCLFLVNTTGLSAFDSYTAGISLINALLTIMVERKEAALAAKYDRLELLYKRFDTFIYQNSDGAQGSGREESDG; via the coding sequence ATGATGGATCATCCCAAGAATCGTTTCGCCGAAAAGATCAGCAGAAATTCCGACAGTTTTACCCCCAGTGACCGGATGATTGCCGATTATCTGCTGCGGGTCTATCCGTTGGGATTGCTGCAGAATGCGGCCGAGATCGCCGAGGAACTCAAGATTACCGCGTCCACGGTGACCCGGTTCTTTCCGAAGATCGGTTATGACAACATCAAGGAAGCGCGCGCCGATTTTCGTGAAGACATCCGTTTTTTGATCAATTCGCCCATGGACCGCGTCCATGCCCATTCCAGTCAGGCGGACAACAACAATGTCTTCTCGAAAACCCTGGAACAGGATCTGGCCAATATCCAGGATACCATGTGTTCGGTGGGAACCGAGACCGTGGAGCGATTTTTCGAGCTGTTCGACGATCCGCGACGGGTGGTGTACGTGCTGGGAACCCGCAAGGAAGTTTCGCTGGCCCATTATTTCAGCTACCAGATCGCCAGCTTCCGGCATGATACACGCCGCATCGAACCGTCCAATCTGGTCGATCAGCTGGCCAACCTGCAGCCTGACGATGTGTTGGTGGTGTTCGATTTCCGCCGCTATTCCCGCAATCATCTCAAGGCCTGTCAGTATGCCCGCGATGTCGGGGCCAGGGTGGTGGTGTTCGCTGACTCGCCCATCGTGCCGACCGGAACCTGGGCCGATTGCCTGTTCCTGGTCAACACCACGGGGCTGTCGGCTTTTGACTCCTATACCGCCGGCATCTCCCTGATTAACGCCCTGCTTACCATCATGGTCGAGCGCAAGGAGGCGGCCCTGGCAGCCAAGTACGATCGCCTTGAACTGCTTTATAAACGCTTCGACACCTTTATCTATCAGAACAGTGACGGGGCCCAGGGTTCCGGCCGCGAGGAGAGCGACGGATGA